From the Pseudomonas putida genome, one window contains:
- a CDS encoding TOBE domain-containing protein: protein MTIKAINVRNQFKGTVKEILEGPVLSEIDVQTASGIVTSVITTRSVKELELQVGSEVIAFVKSTEVSIAKL, encoded by the coding sequence ATGACCATCAAAGCCATCAACGTCCGCAACCAGTTCAAAGGCACTGTGAAAGAAATCCTCGAAGGCCCGGTATTGTCGGAAATCGACGTGCAGACGGCCTCGGGTATCGTCACTTCGGTGATTACTACCCGCTCTGTGAAAGAGCTGGAACTGCAGGTGGGCAGTGAAGTGATCGCCTTTGTGAAATCGACCGAAGTATCCATCGCCAAGCTGTGA
- the ssuB gene encoding aliphatic sulfonates ABC transporter ATP-binding protein, whose product MTVLKEQPPRLLRGIPLAANGLRKAFGQRDVLKGIDLHIPAGQFVAIVGRSGCGKSTLLRLLAGLDQPSAGELLAGAAPLSEAREETRLMFQDARLLPWKKVIDNVGLGLRGDWRQRALDALEAVGLADRANEWPAALSGGQKQRVALARALIHQPRLLLLDEPLGALDALTRIEMQQLIERLWRQHGFTVLLVTHDVNEAVAVADRVILIEDGEVGLDLNVELARPRARGSHRLAALESEVLNRVLSAPGTAPEPDPVAPLPTQLRWAH is encoded by the coding sequence ATGACCGTGCTCAAGGAACAGCCGCCACGCCTGCTGCGTGGCATCCCGCTGGCCGCCAACGGCCTGCGCAAGGCCTTCGGTCAGCGTGACGTGTTGAAGGGTATCGACCTGCATATCCCGGCCGGTCAGTTCGTCGCCATCGTCGGTCGCAGTGGTTGCGGCAAGAGCACCTTGCTGCGCCTGCTGGCCGGGCTCGACCAGCCGAGCGCCGGTGAGTTGCTGGCCGGTGCCGCACCGCTGAGCGAGGCCCGCGAGGAAACCCGCCTGATGTTCCAGGACGCGCGCCTGCTGCCCTGGAAGAAGGTGATCGACAACGTCGGCCTGGGCCTGCGCGGTGATTGGCGCCAGCGTGCGCTGGATGCCCTGGAGGCAGTTGGCCTGGCTGATCGCGCCAACGAGTGGCCGGCGGCGTTGTCCGGTGGCCAGAAGCAGCGCGTGGCCCTGGCCCGCGCCTTGATCCACCAACCGCGCCTGCTGTTGCTGGATGAGCCGCTGGGCGCGCTGGATGCGCTGACCCGCATCGAGATGCAGCAACTGATCGAACGCCTGTGGCGTCAGCACGGCTTCACCGTCCTGCTGGTGACCCACGACGTCAACGAGGCGGTGGCCGTCGCAGATCGGGTGATCCTGATCGAGGACGGCGAAGTCGGCCTGGACCTCAACGTCGAACTGGCTCGGCCCAGGGCGCGTGGTTCGCACCGCTTGGCCGCGCTGGAAAGCGAAGTTCTCAACCGTGTTCTGTCGGCCCCGGGCACTGCGCCCGAGCCGGACCCTGTAGCCCCTTTGCCTACGCAACTGCGTTGGGCGCACTGA